Part of the Diabrotica virgifera virgifera chromosome 6, PGI_DIABVI_V3a genome, gaataactttgtcaatttcttattgaatttattgttgatgtaaagtggacataataaatgtgataatttttatcaaataaaactctttaaaatttgtattgTTCCCTCTATAGAACCTTAATAATAGGCCCTCTATTTGACAGGTCGTCAGTGTTGCCACATCTAATACGATTGTTTGTTCAGATAAAGACGGCCATGAAAATTGTGGATGAATACAAAGTACGTCGATTACCGGGTGATGATAGAtgtgaaaattgtcaaaaaaagtaaataaataaatgtaaatattGATTTAATAGAATATGGCTCtaacaaatattttacttttaagTCAAATTGCTGGCTATTTTATTGCCTTTATTTTATCATTATGTATCGTAGTTCCAATGGCCTGGCATCAAGAAGACTTTAAGTATGATATCCTTTGTATGGTTTAAAGTTCACATTTACTAACAATACTGTTTTAGGGGGCACTGTTTACTATTTTCTACCGGAGACTGGCAAGAAACAGATGGTCAACTGTTGGTACACTGGGCATCTCAGAGCTACTGCAATTATACTATATTTGTAGGTGTATTCCTTTTGCTGGTATCAGTGATACAAATATACAGGTCAGTATCATCATGATGTAAGGTTCTTTGTTATGTAGAACAAATTTCTGTTAACATTTGTATTCATTCATTTCAGATTGTCTGTTTTTCTTTACAAAGGAATCGATAGTAGCTTCTTCTCAGCTTTCGTAGATGTATTGATGGGAATATGGCTCGGCGGTATGACAATCATTGCAGCCCTTATGATAACGTTAGGATTTATGGCCTGGTGTCAGAATATGACTGAAAGATTTCCATCGTAAGTATTACAAACTAGACAGTAATTGGGTAGACTACTTACAAAATTTCATGAAGCTGACGCGCTCATTTGGTAACGTTAATACATATATGAACAAaatgataaaatttgacattacTGAAAACATTTGAGTTTTCAGTAattaaaattgaattaaaattaccctgtcgcgcaattcagTATGAAATTAAAATAGTTGAATGTTTTTAgctattcatttttttattcagttttgcaTATCGTCAGCCTCATATGCAAAGTGCCTAAATCCAAATTAACGAATTTTACAGGAGGCGAAAAAAACCGATTTAAAGAatgattttgacttaaaattttatctTATTTGACACAGTTACTTAGAATAGTGTCCGTCAGCCTTCTCATAAAGATAtatctatttttaaaatattattactttaaaaatggagttaggcAACTTTCATTTTTGAAATAAGGAAAACATTTTGGAGTTAGGCACATTTAATACTGACAATCATGGAGAAATATGTGTAACTCCATAAAAAGTCACCAAAAATAAACTGTGAAAAATGCTTAATTAAGTCCCACAAGAAAAACAAATGTGGAGTTTTAAAGATAATAATGCTACTTAAATGTAGTTAACacaaaaactataataatatgATCAAATTGAACTTACCTTCAATAAGTTTACACTATTTCCATGAAGATATATTTTagcttataatacttttcttgaaGGTATAACACAGCAGCGCAGCAAAAGTACATCTAACCTCAATGAAAATGATGGACTTGGGCAAGTTTTATGTGATTCACCCAATGCCGTGGAGTTGGGTAGAACTTTTTTGTGGTTCTAGCAACATCTATTGACTTTTTTGTCTTGCTATGCATATGTTCATATGTACCATAAATATTAATCAGATGgcgcaaaaatctcatttttgcttaTTTTGGGACTTAAGCACTTTTCATATGAGGCCAACGATATTTTTAAGGTTCATGAGGTTTTGCACCAACTCTACATATATGTCATAAAAATTGTATGTGTATAAAACTGTTTATTGAACTTGATAGTCAATAAATAGAAAAAGggatttttttggatatttcttatattctatttgtaatttttctatcTAGATTTAATCTACTTCAAAGAAACGCCAGAAATAGCAGGGGAATTTATAACAAGAAGAGAATACAAGCAACaagaatatgcagaagaaaagGAGGTTTTGAAAAACAAGTACAGGAAATCCGAGAGCCTCACGACAGAGACAAAAGCAGGAAATTCtataaaagaagaaaagaaagcaTACAGTCCTGTAGACCAAAATTGACGATATGCAAAGACAAGGGCAGAGAACTATTAACAAAGAAGCAAACAATTATAAGGAGATGGATTTGAAGAAAACGTAAATGCAGGCAATGAAAAGGAACTAAAACGAGACAATATATTATACAGCAGAGCAGCACATTCAAAATGTGAGTTATGAAGAAGTGGTtcagataataaaaaaactaataaataataattgccAGGGAAGGACGGAATTTGCCATCTAAACTCCGGCGAAGAATGGAATCAAAACCTTCCAAAGAATGGAAGGTTGTGATACTTTAGTCAT contains:
- the LOC114330707 gene encoding transmembrane protein 179 — translated: MALTNILLLSQIAGYFIAFILSLCIVVPMAWHQEDFKGHCLLFSTGDWQETDGQLLVHWASQSYCNYTIFVGVFLLLVSVIQIYRLSVFLYKGIDSSFFSAFVDVLMGIWLGGMTIIAALMITLGFMAWCQNMTERFPSCELAAGQDIDHADKINTANFYIQMGTAQFGVWGSFATWVGLSVCALLKLCRYHQLENIRVSMYRERQRLINENADSPGSSLGRESTNTQTTATAE